A window from Saprospiraceae bacterium encodes these proteins:
- a CDS encoding segregation/condensation protein A, producing MESYTIKIQQFEGPFDLLLFFIERDELDINDIPIAKITKDFLDYIKHLKSLDIDIASEFILVAATLMRIKAKMLIPRKEMDDDGNEIDPRQELTQKLLEYRKYKAILDEMGALEDNRHFRHTRGNVTDELKQIAEKALVDVELESLSLFKLLQTFQHLIQRYNDDINTPKHQIVRFEYTVEKQQSYIMDRLPKGRKVNFTEIFLQLENRIHAVVTFIALLELLNLQQVSLIQGDGLNNFWLMAN from the coding sequence ATGGAATCATATACTATTAAAATTCAGCAGTTTGAAGGTCCTTTTGATCTGTTGCTCTTCTTTATAGAAAGAGACGAACTGGACATAAATGATATCCCGATCGCCAAAATCACAAAAGATTTTCTGGACTATATCAAACATCTGAAATCTCTGGATATAGACATAGCCAGTGAATTTATTCTGGTTGCGGCAACACTCATGCGCATCAAAGCAAAAATGCTCATACCCAGAAAGGAGATGGATGATGACGGCAATGAAATAGATCCAAGACAAGAGTTGACACAAAAACTCCTGGAATACCGTAAGTATAAGGCGATACTCGATGAGATGGGAGCACTCGAAGATAACAGGCATTTCAGACATACAAGAGGTAATGTGACCGATGAACTGAAACAAATCGCAGAAAAGGCTTTGGTCGATGTAGAGCTCGAATCACTAAGTCTATTTAAATTGCTCCAAACATTTCAACATCTTATCCAGAGGTACAATGATGATATCAACACACCCAAACATCAGATCGTAAGGTTTGAATATACTGTGGAGAAGCAGCAATCATACATCATGGACAGATTGCCCAAAGGCCGCAAAGTCAACTTTACCGAAATATTTTTACAGCTCGAAAACCGCATACATGCCGTTGTGACTTTTATTGCTTTGCTCGAACTGTTGAACCTGCAACAGGTGTCACTGATACAGGGAGATGGCTTGAATAATTTCTGGCTTATGGCAAATTGA
- the gyrB gene encoding DNA topoisomerase (ATP-hydrolyzing) subunit B: MSENKDNLKKNEYGADNIQALEGLEAVRKRPGMYIGSTDTKGLHHLVWEVIDNSIDEHLAGHCTHIDTIIHKDNTITVKDNGRGIPTGMHEKLQKSALEVVMTVLHAGGKFDKDTYKVSGGLHGVGVSCVNALSDYLRVEVHRDGQYFEQEYSKGIPMGPVKTLGDSDKKGTQVTFKPDGSIFETLEYSYTTLSGRIRELSYLNKGLFLSLTDEREVAEDGSYKRADFYSEGGLREFVKYLDETRPPLIDEPIYVTGKEENVEVEVAMQYNTGYQENIFSYVNNINTRDGGTHVAGFRRAITRLFKDYGNENNLFSKVKFEIAGEDFKEGLTAIISVKVPEPQFKGQTKGELGNSEVTGIVSRCVGDVLKAYLEENPVMAKRIIEKVILAATARHAARKAREMVQRKNVLTGSGLPGKLSDCSSKDPAESEIFLVEGDSAGGTAKQGRDRNFQAILPLRGKILNVEKAMEYKIYENEEIKNMFTALGVSIEEKDGEKILNIEKLRYHKIVIMCDADVDGSHISTLIMTFFFRYMKPLIEHGHIFIAAPPLYQVRKGKNFVYCWNDEERKNAIETYANGKEDTSIKTQRYKGLGEMNAEQLWETTMDPVNRILRQITIYDAMEADRIFSMLMGDEVPPRRQFIEENAKYANIDA, translated from the coding sequence ATGAGTGAAAACAAGGATAATCTGAAAAAGAATGAATATGGCGCAGACAATATTCAGGCGTTAGAAGGACTTGAGGCAGTAAGAAAGAGACCCGGGATGTACATCGGTAGTACAGATACCAAAGGGCTTCATCACCTGGTATGGGAAGTCATTGACAACTCTATTGATGAGCACCTTGCTGGACATTGTACACATATTGATACTATTATCCATAAAGATAATACCATCACTGTAAAAGATAATGGTAGGGGAATACCGACAGGAATGCACGAAAAGCTGCAAAAATCTGCACTTGAAGTGGTCATGACAGTCCTGCATGCAGGTGGAAAATTTGATAAAGATACATATAAGGTCTCTGGTGGATTGCATGGTGTAGGTGTCTCATGTGTGAATGCACTTTCAGACTATCTTAGGGTGGAAGTACACCGTGACGGGCAGTATTTTGAGCAGGAGTATAGCAAAGGTATTCCTATGGGCCCGGTAAAAACCCTTGGTGATTCTGACAAGAAAGGTACACAAGTGACGTTCAAACCTGATGGATCCATATTTGAAACACTGGAGTATAGTTACACGACACTTTCTGGAAGGATCAGGGAGTTGTCCTATCTGAATAAAGGTTTGTTTCTTTCCCTGACAGATGAGAGAGAGGTTGCAGAAGACGGTTCTTACAAAAGAGCAGATTTCTATTCAGAGGGCGGTCTTAGAGAATTTGTAAAATACCTTGACGAAACAAGACCACCACTGATAGACGAACCCATCTATGTCACAGGAAAGGAAGAAAATGTCGAAGTTGAAGTGGCCATGCAATATAACACGGGCTATCAGGAAAATATCTTCTCCTATGTAAACAATATCAATACCCGCGACGGTGGAACCCACGTGGCCGGATTCAGACGTGCCATCACAAGACTTTTTAAAGATTATGGAAACGAAAACAATCTTTTCAGCAAGGTGAAATTTGAAATTGCAGGTGAAGATTTCAAAGAAGGTCTGACAGCAATTATCTCTGTAAAGGTGCCAGAACCTCAGTTCAAAGGACAGACGAAGGGTGAACTGGGCAACTCAGAAGTGACAGGAATCGTATCCAGATGCGTAGGAGACGTACTCAAAGCCTATCTGGAAGAAAACCCTGTCATGGCCAAAAGAATCATCGAAAAAGTAATATTGGCTGCTACCGCTCGTCATGCTGCCCGTAAAGCAAGAGAGATGGTACAGAGAAAAAATGTACTTACAGGCAGCGGACTGCCAGGAAAACTCTCAGACTGCAGTTCCAAAGACCCTGCAGAATCAGAAATATTTCTTGTCGAAGGAGACTCCGCAGGAGGTACTGCAAAACAAGGTCGGGATAGAAATTTTCAGGCCATCCTTCCACTGCGAGGCAAAATACTCAATGTAGAGAAAGCCATGGAGTACAAAATCTACGAAAATGAAGAGATAAAAAATATGTTTACTGCACTCGGAGTAAGCATAGAAGAAAAAGATGGAGAGAAAATACTCAACATCGAAAAACTCAGATACCATAAAATAGTCATCATGTGCGACGCGGACGTGGATGGAAGTCATATTTCTACATTGATTATGACATTCTTTTTCAGATACATGAAACCACTCATTGAGCACGGCCATATCTTTATCGCTGCACCTCCTCTATATCAAGTCAGAAAAGGTAAAAATTTTGTATATTGCTGGAATGATGAAGAACGTAAAAATGCAATAGAAACCTATGCAAACGGTAAAGAAGATACCAGTATCAAAACTCAGAGATATAAAGGTCTTGGAGAAATGAACGCCGAACAGTTGTGGGAAACCACAATGGACCCGGTCAATAGAATACTTCGCCAGATAACCATCTATGATGCTATGGAGGCTGACAGGATCTTCAGTATGCTCATGGGCGACGAGGTGCCACCGAGGAGACAATTTATAGAAGAAAATGCAAAGTACGCCAATATTGATGCGTAA
- a CDS encoding rhomboid family intramembrane serine protease encodes MMSMTDVVKNLLIINVIVFFAVNFLIPVPGIQEYFVLYRPFTIGFEPVQIVTHMFSHADIPHLFFNMLGLYMFGSMVEASLGPKRFLILYLTSGLAASALQMLLSPSPILGASGAVFGITTAFATMFPNTQLMLLFPPIPLKAKYMAILFIGIGLYSGLSGSNDGIAHFAHVGGAICGFLMIIYWKLNNLR; translated from the coding sequence ATGATGAGTATGACGGATGTGGTAAAAAATCTTTTGATCATCAATGTCATTGTATTTTTCGCCGTCAATTTTTTAATACCTGTACCTGGCATCCAAGAGTATTTTGTTCTTTACAGACCGTTTACTATTGGATTTGAACCTGTACAGATTGTAACGCATATGTTTTCACATGCCGATATTCCACACCTTTTTTTCAATATGCTGGGTCTGTATATGTTTGGATCCATGGTGGAGGCAAGTCTCGGCCCCAAAAGATTTCTTATTTTGTACCTGACTTCAGGTCTGGCGGCTTCGGCACTGCAGATGTTATTGTCACCTTCACCTATTTTAGGAGCTTCAGGTGCCGTTTTTGGGATTACTACAGCATTTGCAACTATGTTTCCCAATACCCAATTGATGCTTTTATTTCCACCTATACCGTTGAAAGCCAAATATATGGCTATACTGTTTATTGGAATAGGCTTATATAGTGGTCTCTCGGGCTCCAATGACGGGATCGCACATTTTGCACATGTAGGAGGAGCGATATGCGGATTTTTAATGATTATATACTGGAAACTCAATAATTTACGTTAA
- the mutL gene encoding DNA mismatch repair endonuclease MutL has translation MPDIIQLLPDSIANQIAAGEVIQRPASVVKELMENALDAGSSYIRLILKDAGKTSIQVIDDGKGMSETDARMSFERHATSKIRSAHDLFSIKTMGFRGEALASIAAISHTEMTTRQAESDVAVRIVIEGSHISKHEKCQGAAGTSITVKNIFYNIPARRKFLKSDPVEMKHIIEEFHRVALANPEIHFTLHHNGNELYHLPKSNLKQRIVGIFGKNINDKLVPVTEETEVAVFSGLVGKPDAAKKTQGDQYLFVNKRFIKSSYLNHAIRTAYEELITKDMFPAYFIFLEVDPSHIDINVHPTKTEIKFEDERLIYNYLRVSVKHSLGQYSLSPMLDFNVDHNFTHKYSGEATSDRKSTNYHPEQEARFRPGQENVRGWEDIYSSMKQFTVPEDPLSQNEVSILESEAFKSDISINELDAINKDPFQLHNTYIIYPVKSGMMIIDQQAAHERILYEQYLENLQNGEYSTQKELFPRTIELDAAKASVLKNIADRIAALGFDLEDFGHNTFIIHGTPSGLDNSISIDSVIEQLISNYVNNLEFELGIEDNLARSMAISSGIKKGRRLEKQEMSAVIDMLFACKVPEKSPSGKKCFFIQEIDEIIKRFNQ, from the coding sequence ATGCCTGATATCATACAGCTACTTCCGGATAGTATCGCAAATCAGATAGCTGCAGGCGAGGTGATACAACGACCGGCATCCGTTGTGAAAGAATTGATGGAAAATGCTCTCGATGCCGGGAGTTCATACATCAGACTGATCCTCAAAGACGCCGGAAAAACAAGTATTCAAGTCATAGATGATGGCAAAGGTATGTCAGAGACCGATGCGCGTATGTCATTTGAACGGCATGCCACCTCCAAGATAAGATCAGCTCATGACCTCTTCAGCATCAAGACTATGGGGTTTCGTGGAGAAGCACTCGCTTCCATTGCCGCCATAAGTCACACCGAAATGACCACCAGACAAGCAGAAAGTGATGTGGCTGTCAGAATCGTCATTGAAGGGTCTCACATTTCAAAACATGAAAAATGCCAGGGAGCAGCAGGTACATCTATCACCGTAAAGAACATTTTTTACAATATACCCGCGCGCAGAAAATTTTTGAAATCCGATCCGGTGGAAATGAAGCACATTATCGAAGAGTTTCACAGAGTCGCTTTAGCCAACCCTGAGATACATTTTACACTACATCATAATGGAAACGAACTATATCACCTTCCAAAATCAAATCTTAAACAAAGGATTGTAGGTATTTTTGGAAAAAATATCAATGATAAACTTGTGCCTGTAACTGAAGAAACTGAAGTAGCTGTCTTTTCAGGACTCGTAGGCAAACCCGATGCTGCAAAAAAAACTCAGGGTGATCAATATCTTTTTGTCAATAAGAGATTTATCAAAAGCAGTTATCTCAACCATGCTATAAGGACAGCATATGAAGAATTGATTACCAAAGACATGTTTCCTGCATATTTTATTTTTTTAGAGGTGGACCCATCACACATAGATATCAATGTGCATCCCACCAAAACTGAAATCAAATTTGAAGATGAAAGATTGATTTACAACTATCTCAGAGTTTCAGTCAAGCATAGTTTAGGCCAATATAGTCTTTCTCCTATGCTTGATTTCAATGTGGATCATAATTTTACCCACAAATATTCGGGAGAAGCTACTTCCGACCGGAAAAGTACAAACTATCATCCGGAGCAGGAAGCAAGATTCAGACCCGGCCAGGAAAATGTCAGAGGTTGGGAAGATATTTATAGTAGCATGAAGCAGTTTACTGTGCCCGAAGATCCATTGTCTCAAAATGAAGTAAGTATCCTGGAAAGCGAAGCTTTCAAATCCGATATTTCAATCAATGAACTTGATGCCATCAATAAAGATCCATTTCAGCTGCACAATACATATATCATTTATCCTGTCAAATCCGGTATGATGATCATTGACCAGCAGGCAGCTCATGAAAGGATCCTGTATGAACAATACCTTGAAAATCTGCAAAACGGCGAGTACAGTACACAAAAAGAACTCTTTCCCAGAACAATAGAACTGGACGCAGCCAAAGCATCCGTACTAAAGAATATTGCAGACAGAATAGCCGCTTTGGGGTTTGATCTGGAAGATTTTGGTCACAATACCTTCATCATTCATGGGACACCATCGGGATTGGACAATTCGATAAGTATTGACTCTGTCATCGAACAACTCATCTCCAATTATGTTAACAATCTTGAGTTTGAATTGGGGATAGAAGACAATCTTGCACGCTCAATGGCCATTTCTTCAGGTATCAAAAAAGGAAGAAGATTGGAAAAACAAGAAATGAGTGCCGTCATAGACATGCTTTTTGCGTGTAAAGTGCCTGAAAAAAGCCCTTCCGGAAAAAAATGTTTTTTCATCCAGGAGATAGATGAGATCATCAAACGTTTTAATCAATAA
- a CDS encoding rhomboid family intramembrane serine protease, with the protein MLQSIAQDIRNSFDFGNMVIKLVIINIAVFVITALAEAFFPFFYQSHILPYLAIPGDLRLLIYRPWTVLTHMFVHSGIWHLVWNMITLFWFGNIAGDLLGDRRILPVYIMGGLTGALFYIISYSLLPGIGIMALGASAAVMAIVFMAIITAPDYVVHLILLGPVRIKYIGLVIFFIDLIGTRSADNTGGHFAHLGGMLFGVLFVYLLRSGTDISTIFSKKSKILPKKTTIFSTSKSKLKVAHKSPSLKSQNEKLPTLQTTLSQKVDEILDKIKSKGYESLTDEDKEILYQASKDK; encoded by the coding sequence ATGCTCCAATCAATAGCACAGGATATTAGAAATTCATTTGATTTTGGCAATATGGTGATAAAACTGGTCATCATCAATATCGCTGTTTTTGTGATTACGGCATTAGCAGAAGCATTTTTTCCTTTCTTTTATCAGTCTCATATATTACCTTATTTAGCTATTCCGGGTGATCTCAGATTACTCATATATCGGCCATGGACTGTACTCACACACATGTTTGTACATTCAGGTATTTGGCATCTTGTATGGAATATGATCACCTTATTTTGGTTTGGAAATATCGCCGGTGACCTATTAGGAGACAGGCGTATTCTACCTGTGTATATCATGGGAGGTTTGACGGGAGCATTGTTTTACATTATATCATATAGCCTTCTGCCGGGTATAGGCATTATGGCATTGGGTGCTTCAGCTGCAGTGATGGCTATCGTATTTATGGCTATCATTACAGCGCCGGATTATGTTGTTCATCTCATATTATTAGGGCCTGTCAGAATCAAATACATTGGATTGGTCATATTTTTCATTGACCTGATCGGCACACGGTCTGCAGACAATACAGGCGGTCATTTTGCTCATCTCGGAGGTATGCTCTTTGGCGTTCTTTTTGTATACCTTTTGAGATCAGGTACAGATATTTCAACCATTTTCAGCAAAAAATCAAAAATATTACCAAAGAAAACCACAATATTCTCAACATCCAAATCAAAACTTAAGGTAGCTCATAAGTCGCCCAGCCTGAAGAGTCAAAATGAAAAACTGCCGACTCTCCAAACTACCCTTTCTCAAAAAGTGGATGAAATATTGGATAAAATAAAATCAAAAGGTTATGAAAGCCTGACGGATGAAGACAAAGAGATATTATATCAGGCTAGTAAAGATAA
- a CDS encoding DUF2807 domain-containing protein, whose amino-acid sequence MNKTFNINLGGYPFAIDEDAFEYIQNYLGTIRRHFSASEGCEEILYDIEVRMAELFQEHLKGRAIISMKEIDEVIMIMGKPEDFGAEPMSEQYTSNTRGKKSDTKINTGKKLFRDPDDKKLGGVCSGVAAYLGIEDPLWLRIFVVLTAIFSGGFVFVVYMVLWFLVPEAASASDKLAMRGEPATISNIAKVVEEELNELGDKITEWSKDFDGTKKKSGDTSSGTHQFKAKAILAEGINIFGSVASGIIPVFRTILKPIFITIAIIAMAALGISWAASFVGLSFASPVLHAVGPDSGFVSSLGIGSLFFTFGLPVLGAMLLLARLAFSYRINKNVNTGLWTVWFLSLFTTMFAGMSTIKEYQSHHVTTAISDYNIGSSDIRISMPEENLDHSMGVFLDKFFADNGKQWAIRDVNIQLEKSKDAFVHVEKKITSRGEQLSDAQQNTLFVGNDIKVNDSEISISKYLTIPKERKYRNQSVDYTIFIPEGKNIILDNSVRGRLRHSELMNWEQVYSSEDNMKWTVKGNGVFSKEYDEIHHFKRQIATGNYNKIIIENGFDVVIKKGEKSSANFSGNKELVEKLTFKNLDGTLTIDVQDNESIEDVTIYIETPSLELVQLHGVKSATIEGFNQDNFKVLAKDTEGGFYNNEIKISGNIKNLDISMDGNQNLHLTGSGESISAVINDGANITADKFIVNKAIISGNHTHESSFYVQQQLKCEFPDQIDFKIYGNPKKEKL is encoded by the coding sequence ATGAACAAGACCTTTAATATTAATCTCGGAGGATATCCATTTGCGATAGATGAGGATGCTTTCGAATACATACAAAATTATCTGGGTACGATCAGACGTCATTTTTCCGCATCAGAAGGATGTGAAGAAATTTTGTACGACATAGAAGTCCGTATGGCCGAGCTTTTTCAGGAACACCTTAAAGGCAGAGCCATCATCAGCATGAAGGAAATCGATGAAGTAATCATGATTATGGGTAAACCCGAAGATTTTGGAGCAGAGCCTATGTCAGAACAATACACCAGCAACACCAGGGGTAAGAAATCTGATACCAAAATCAATACAGGTAAAAAACTTTTCAGGGATCCGGATGATAAAAAACTCGGTGGAGTTTGCTCCGGTGTTGCCGCATATCTCGGAATTGAAGACCCGTTATGGTTAAGGATTTTCGTAGTTCTTACTGCGATTTTTTCAGGAGGATTTGTCTTCGTGGTATACATGGTTCTGTGGTTTTTAGTACCTGAGGCGGCGTCTGCCAGCGACAAACTCGCTATGCGCGGTGAGCCGGCAACTATCAGTAACATTGCCAAAGTAGTGGAGGAAGAACTCAACGAACTTGGTGATAAAATTACTGAGTGGAGCAAAGATTTTGACGGTACTAAAAAAAAAAGTGGTGATACATCATCAGGAACACACCAATTTAAAGCAAAAGCTATCCTTGCAGAAGGAATCAATATTTTTGGAAGTGTAGCCTCTGGTATTATTCCTGTTTTCAGGACTATTTTGAAACCCATATTTATAACCATTGCTATCATAGCGATGGCTGCATTAGGCATATCATGGGCAGCTTCTTTTGTCGGATTGTCTTTTGCTTCACCTGTGCTTCATGCTGTGGGACCTGATTCTGGATTTGTAAGCTCCCTTGGTATTGGATCTTTATTTTTTACTTTTGGTCTGCCTGTTCTGGGAGCAATGCTGTTGTTGGCCAGACTTGCTTTTTCTTATAGAATCAATAAAAATGTAAATACCGGCTTATGGACAGTGTGGTTTTTGTCTTTATTTACTACCATGTTTGCCGGGATGAGTACTATCAAGGAGTATCAATCCCATCATGTGACCACTGCTATCTCTGACTACAACATCGGATCGTCGGATATCAGGATCTCAATGCCGGAAGAGAATCTGGATCATTCTATGGGTGTTTTTTTAGACAAATTTTTTGCAGACAATGGCAAACAATGGGCTATACGAGATGTAAATATCCAACTCGAAAAATCCAAAGATGCGTTTGTCCACGTCGAAAAGAAAATTACATCAAGGGGCGAACAACTTTCTGATGCTCAGCAAAATACGCTTTTTGTAGGTAATGATATCAAAGTAAATGATAGCGAAATTTCTATTTCAAAATATCTCACCATACCAAAAGAACGAAAATACCGAAACCAATCCGTAGACTATACGATCTTCATCCCCGAAGGCAAAAATATCATTTTGGACAATAGTGTCAGGGGAAGATTAAGACATTCGGAACTGATGAATTGGGAGCAAGTATACTCCAGCGAAGACAACATGAAATGGACTGTAAAAGGAAACGGCGTTTTTTCAAAGGAATATGATGAAATCCATCACTTCAAAAGGCAGATTGCCACAGGCAATTACAACAAAATAATTATAGAAAACGGTTTTGACGTCGTCATAAAAAAAGGAGAAAAGTCATCTGCCAATTTTTCCGGGAATAAAGAACTGGTAGAAAAACTTACGTTTAAAAACCTGGATGGAACATTGACTATAGATGTTCAGGACAATGAATCCATCGAAGATGTTACCATATATATTGAAACCCCATCTTTGGAACTCGTACAGCTTCACGGTGTAAAATCAGCCACTATTGAAGGTTTTAATCAGGATAATTTTAAAGTACTGGCCAAAGACACAGAAGGTGGATTTTATAATAATGAAATCAAAATATCAGGTAACATTAAAAATCTTGACATCTCCATGGATGGTAACCAAAATCTGCATTTGACGGGAAGTGGCGAATCAATAAGTGCAGTCATCAATGATGGTGCCAATATAACTGCGGATAAATTTATAGTCAATAAAGCGATAATATCTGGCAACCACACTCACGAATCCAGTTTCTATGTCCAACAACAACTGAAATGTGAATTTCCTGATCAGATTGACTTTAAAATTTATGGTAATCCAAAAAAGGAAAAACTTTGA